A stretch of Camelina sativa cultivar DH55 chromosome 18, Cs, whole genome shotgun sequence DNA encodes these proteins:
- the LOC104760665 gene encoding THO complex subunit 5B isoform X1, with amino-acid sequence MEDGEIEEGMVTADEIPTPEVTTTTETTQPPREPGKSPLELLRESKASVEEIVATMLSMKKEGNHKSEIRELLTQMFLNFVNLRQANRAILTEEDKVKAETERAKAPVDFTTLQLHNLMYEKSHYVKAIKACRDFKSKYPDIDLVPEQEFFRDAPEAIKDQSQSSDSSHVLMPKRLNFELHQRKELCKQRARLEQKKKSLLETIAERKKFLSSLPLHLKSLKKASLPVQNQLGIQHTKKLKQHNLAELLPPPLYVLYSQLLAQKEAFEESIDLEVVGSLKDAQAYARQQSKKDSGVLNNPESSRLEDDGPDDDDDGQRRRKRPKKLTSKEGSDKTGLYQVHPLKIFLHIYDDEMPDAKSFKLVILKFEYLLKLNVVCVDAEGSQDGPEKNIFCNLFPDDAGLEPPHQSTKLILGDGQAFDENRTSRPYKWVQHLAGIDILPEVSPVLLGEEAHNTDSAKSDAFVPNLSLYRQQHRVQTVLQRIRSRKKAHLALAEQLDLLMKHELPVVNCEDAPWALHKVLCALDSWLHIRPSASKSCSLTLNSVEQVPEPMEIDVEGRSISGKEDLETIREDGELPSLVTAAASLTSSNHTPLKVSNQARSRQLALMTKNLDSPISKGKSPSFKIYEDDLDLVLDDDSEVDEPAGRTEAHVEALCPDNSWVDYGAREFALVLSRKTDGGKLWKLEATVYISMEYPLRPPLFSLSLHASSSSENDNGTNESDHYNELRAMEAEVNLHMLKIIPSDQENYLLSHQIRCLAMLFDYYVDDPSPDSKRGTATTVVDVGLCKPVDGKLLVRSFRGRDHRKMISWKGRGCASGYPC; translated from the exons ATGGAGGACGGCGAAATAGAAGAAGGAATGGTCACCGCCGACGAAATCCCGACGCCGGAAGTAACGACGACGACGGAGACTACACAACCACCGCGAGAGCCAGGTAAATCTCCACTCGAGTTACTTCGAGAGAGCAAAGCCTCCGTAGAAGAAATCGTCGCGACGATGCTCTCCatgaaaaaagaaggaaatcaCAAATCTGAGATTCGAGAACTCCTCACACAAATGTTCCTCAACTTCGTTAATCTTCGTCAG GCGAATCGTGCGATTCTGACTGAGGAAGATAAAGTGAAAGCGGAGACGGAACGAGCTAAAGCACCTGTTGATTTCACGACATTGCAATTGCATAATCTTATGTACGAGAAGAGCCATTACGTTAAAGCTATTAAGGCTTGTAGGGATTTCAAATCTAAGTATCCTGACATTGATCTTGTTCCTGAACAAGAGTTCTTTCGAGATGCTCCTGAAGCTATCAAGGACCAATCGCAATCAAGTGATAGTTCACATGTTTTGATGCCTAAGAGACTCAATTTTGAGCTTCATCAG AGGAAAGAATTGTGTAAGCAACGAGCGAGATtggagcaaaagaagaagagtttacTAGAAACCATTGCAGAGCGTAAGAAATTTTTGTCAAGTCTTCCTTTACACCTCAAGTCTCTGAAGAAAGCATCACTTCCAGTACAGAACCAGTTGGGTATACAGCACACAAAGAAACTGAAGCAGCATAATTTAGCTGAGCTGCTTCCTCCTCCGCTTTATGTTCTATACTCACAGCTCTTGGCACAAAAGGAAGCTTTTGAAGAGAGCATTGATTTGGAGGTAGTTGGGAGCCTTAAGGATGCTCAAGCTTATGCTAGACAACAATCGAAAAAGGACTCAG GTGTATTGAATAATCCAGAGAGTTCTAGGTTGGAGGACGATGGAcctgatgacgatgatgatggacaaaggagaagaaaacgACCCAAGAAACTTACTAGCAAAGAAGGTTCTGACAAGACAGGATTATATCAAGTCCACCCTCTCAAGATTTTCCTTCACATATATGATGATGAGATGCCTGATGCAAAATCCTTCAAACTTGTCATTCTCAAGTTTGAGTACCTGCTGAAGTTGAACGTAGTATGTGTTGATGCTGAAGGCTCTCAGGATGGACCAGAGAAAAACATCTTTTGTAACTTATTTCCAGATGATGCTGGACTTGAGCCTCCTCATCAG TCGACCAAGCTCATCCTTGGTGATGGTCAGGCATTTGATGAGAACAGAACTTCAAGGCCTTACAAATGGGTACAACATTTGGCGGGAATTGATATTTTACCAGAAGTGTCACCAGTTTTACTAGGCGAAGAAGCTCATAACACTGACTCAGCTAAAAGTGATGCGTTTGTGCCTAATCTCTCATTGTATCGCCAGCAGCATAGGGTGCAAACAGTTCTGCAAAGAATACGCTCGCGGAAGAAAGCGCATCTGGCTCTTGC GGAACAGCTTGATTTGCTCATGAAACATGAGTTACCAGTGGTCAACTGCGAAGATGCTCCGTGGGCACTCCATAAGGTTCTCTGTGCTTTGGATTCCTGGTTACATATACGGCCTTCGGCTAGTAAGTCATGCTCTCTGACTCTGAACAGTGTGGAACAAGTTCCAGAACCTATGGAAATCGATGTAGAGGGAAGATCTATTTCTGGAAAGGAAGATCTTGAAACTATACGGGAAGATGGAGAACTTCCCTCTTTGGTCACAGCGGCTGCTTCGTTAACCAGTTCCAATCATACCCCATTGAAAGTATCTAATCAAGCACGGTCAAGGCAGTTGGCCTTGATGACAAAGAACCTAGATTCTCCAATTAGCAAAGGAAAGTCACCAAGTTTCAAGATATACGAAGATGATTTGGATCTTGTTTTGGACGATGATAGTGAAGTAGATGAGCCAGCCGGGAGAACTGAGGCGCATGTGGAAGCATTGTGCCCTGATAATTCATGGGTGGATTATGGTGCGAGAGAGTTTGCGCTTGTGCTCTCCAGGAAAACAGATGGCGGAAAGTTGTGGAAGTTAGAAGCAACG GTCTATATTAGCATGGAGTATCCTCTTCGACctcctttgttttctctgtctctccatgcttcttcttcgtcagaaaATGACAATGGGACAAATGAAAGTGACCATTATAATGAACTTCGAGCAATGGAAGCAGAA GTGAACCTTCATATGTTGAAGATTATTCCTTCAGATCAAGAAAACTATCTCCTATCTCATCAAATCAGATGCTTAGCAATGTTGTTCGACTACTACGTGGACGACCCATCTCCAGATTCTAAAAGAGGAACAGCGACAACTGTGGTTGATGTCGGTTTGTGCAAGCCTGTAGACGGTAAGCTTCTTGTGAGATCATTCAGAGGCAGAGATCACCGGAAAATGATCTCATGGAAGGGCAGAGGATGTGCATCGGGTTATCCGTGCTAG
- the LOC104760665 gene encoding THO complex subunit 5B isoform X2 codes for MEDGEIEEGMVTADEIPTPEVTTTTETTQPPREPGKSPLELLRESKASVEEIVATMLSMKKEGNHKSEIRELLTQMFLNFVNLRQANRAILTEEDKVKAETERAKAPVDFTTLQLHNLMYEKSHYVKAIKACRDFKSKYPDIDLVPEQEFFRDAPEAIKDQSQSSDSSHVLMPKRLNFELHQRKELCKQRARLEQKKKSLLETIAERKKFLSSLPLHLKSLKKASLPVQNQLGIQHTKKLKQHNLAELLPPPLYVLYSQLLAQKEAFEESIDLEVVGSLKDAQAYARQQSKKDSESSRLEDDGPDDDDDGQRRRKRPKKLTSKEGSDKTGLYQVHPLKIFLHIYDDEMPDAKSFKLVILKFEYLLKLNVVCVDAEGSQDGPEKNIFCNLFPDDAGLEPPHQSTKLILGDGQAFDENRTSRPYKWVQHLAGIDILPEVSPVLLGEEAHNTDSAKSDAFVPNLSLYRQQHRVQTVLQRIRSRKKAHLALAEQLDLLMKHELPVVNCEDAPWALHKVLCALDSWLHIRPSASKSCSLTLNSVEQVPEPMEIDVEGRSISGKEDLETIREDGELPSLVTAAASLTSSNHTPLKVSNQARSRQLALMTKNLDSPISKGKSPSFKIYEDDLDLVLDDDSEVDEPAGRTEAHVEALCPDNSWVDYGAREFALVLSRKTDGGKLWKLEATVYISMEYPLRPPLFSLSLHASSSSENDNGTNESDHYNELRAMEAEVNLHMLKIIPSDQENYLLSHQIRCLAMLFDYYVDDPSPDSKRGTATTVVDVGLCKPVDGKLLVRSFRGRDHRKMISWKGRGCASGYPC; via the exons ATGGAGGACGGCGAAATAGAAGAAGGAATGGTCACCGCCGACGAAATCCCGACGCCGGAAGTAACGACGACGACGGAGACTACACAACCACCGCGAGAGCCAGGTAAATCTCCACTCGAGTTACTTCGAGAGAGCAAAGCCTCCGTAGAAGAAATCGTCGCGACGATGCTCTCCatgaaaaaagaaggaaatcaCAAATCTGAGATTCGAGAACTCCTCACACAAATGTTCCTCAACTTCGTTAATCTTCGTCAG GCGAATCGTGCGATTCTGACTGAGGAAGATAAAGTGAAAGCGGAGACGGAACGAGCTAAAGCACCTGTTGATTTCACGACATTGCAATTGCATAATCTTATGTACGAGAAGAGCCATTACGTTAAAGCTATTAAGGCTTGTAGGGATTTCAAATCTAAGTATCCTGACATTGATCTTGTTCCTGAACAAGAGTTCTTTCGAGATGCTCCTGAAGCTATCAAGGACCAATCGCAATCAAGTGATAGTTCACATGTTTTGATGCCTAAGAGACTCAATTTTGAGCTTCATCAG AGGAAAGAATTGTGTAAGCAACGAGCGAGATtggagcaaaagaagaagagtttacTAGAAACCATTGCAGAGCGTAAGAAATTTTTGTCAAGTCTTCCTTTACACCTCAAGTCTCTGAAGAAAGCATCACTTCCAGTACAGAACCAGTTGGGTATACAGCACACAAAGAAACTGAAGCAGCATAATTTAGCTGAGCTGCTTCCTCCTCCGCTTTATGTTCTATACTCACAGCTCTTGGCACAAAAGGAAGCTTTTGAAGAGAGCATTGATTTGGAGGTAGTTGGGAGCCTTAAGGATGCTCAAGCTTATGCTAGACAACAATCGAAAAAGGACTCAG AGAGTTCTAGGTTGGAGGACGATGGAcctgatgacgatgatgatggacaaaggagaagaaaacgACCCAAGAAACTTACTAGCAAAGAAGGTTCTGACAAGACAGGATTATATCAAGTCCACCCTCTCAAGATTTTCCTTCACATATATGATGATGAGATGCCTGATGCAAAATCCTTCAAACTTGTCATTCTCAAGTTTGAGTACCTGCTGAAGTTGAACGTAGTATGTGTTGATGCTGAAGGCTCTCAGGATGGACCAGAGAAAAACATCTTTTGTAACTTATTTCCAGATGATGCTGGACTTGAGCCTCCTCATCAG TCGACCAAGCTCATCCTTGGTGATGGTCAGGCATTTGATGAGAACAGAACTTCAAGGCCTTACAAATGGGTACAACATTTGGCGGGAATTGATATTTTACCAGAAGTGTCACCAGTTTTACTAGGCGAAGAAGCTCATAACACTGACTCAGCTAAAAGTGATGCGTTTGTGCCTAATCTCTCATTGTATCGCCAGCAGCATAGGGTGCAAACAGTTCTGCAAAGAATACGCTCGCGGAAGAAAGCGCATCTGGCTCTTGC GGAACAGCTTGATTTGCTCATGAAACATGAGTTACCAGTGGTCAACTGCGAAGATGCTCCGTGGGCACTCCATAAGGTTCTCTGTGCTTTGGATTCCTGGTTACATATACGGCCTTCGGCTAGTAAGTCATGCTCTCTGACTCTGAACAGTGTGGAACAAGTTCCAGAACCTATGGAAATCGATGTAGAGGGAAGATCTATTTCTGGAAAGGAAGATCTTGAAACTATACGGGAAGATGGAGAACTTCCCTCTTTGGTCACAGCGGCTGCTTCGTTAACCAGTTCCAATCATACCCCATTGAAAGTATCTAATCAAGCACGGTCAAGGCAGTTGGCCTTGATGACAAAGAACCTAGATTCTCCAATTAGCAAAGGAAAGTCACCAAGTTTCAAGATATACGAAGATGATTTGGATCTTGTTTTGGACGATGATAGTGAAGTAGATGAGCCAGCCGGGAGAACTGAGGCGCATGTGGAAGCATTGTGCCCTGATAATTCATGGGTGGATTATGGTGCGAGAGAGTTTGCGCTTGTGCTCTCCAGGAAAACAGATGGCGGAAAGTTGTGGAAGTTAGAAGCAACG GTCTATATTAGCATGGAGTATCCTCTTCGACctcctttgttttctctgtctctccatgcttcttcttcgtcagaaaATGACAATGGGACAAATGAAAGTGACCATTATAATGAACTTCGAGCAATGGAAGCAGAA GTGAACCTTCATATGTTGAAGATTATTCCTTCAGATCAAGAAAACTATCTCCTATCTCATCAAATCAGATGCTTAGCAATGTTGTTCGACTACTACGTGGACGACCCATCTCCAGATTCTAAAAGAGGAACAGCGACAACTGTGGTTGATGTCGGTTTGTGCAAGCCTGTAGACGGTAAGCTTCTTGTGAGATCATTCAGAGGCAGAGATCACCGGAAAATGATCTCATGGAAGGGCAGAGGATGTGCATCGGGTTATCCGTGCTAG
- the LOC104763173 gene encoding ABSCISIC ACID-INSENSITIVE 5-like protein 8 — MDSYWRLKSLVNDFPVSRQGSIYSWTVDEFQTSLGKKCGSMNMDELVKNISSAEETQEGLKRQGSISLPRTLSQKPVDEVWKYITQEDNTKNNGVTKVPDHLQRQQTLGDITLEEFLTRSGAKVNNMNTGLGVQFQPKAMVSDFTNNIVPRCHDSNMHQNVNGSMSTYQPQQCIMCKPNGYSYVGQQIRISNGVTGFIDQTVQAEKKSLVPRVTTNPSGAIACSSVNPYPILNKMQNNDGTSSLLSPSLNIYSGSTSTTRGRKIDNTVAADNKITDKKLKRKIKNRESAARSRARKQAKTMELELELGNLKKKYQELLKEQVDMRKMQTEPGMIQLQGRPERKLRRTNSDIM; from the exons ATGGATAGTTACTGGAGATTAAAAAGCTTGGTGAATGATTTTCCGGTTAGCCGACAAGGATCGATATACTCATGGACAGTAGATGAGTTTCAGACCAGCTTAGGGAAAAAATGTGGGTCAATGAACATGGATGAGTTGGTTAAGAATATATCTAGTGCTGAAGAAACACAAGAGGGGTTGAAGAGACAAGGCTCAATATCTCTGCCTCGAACACTTAGCCAAAAACCTGTTGATGAAGTTTGGAAATATATCACACAAGAAGACAACACCAAGAACAATGGAGTAACTAAGGTTCCTGATCATCTTCAGAGACAACAAACCTTAGGGGACATCACTCTTGAAGAGTTTTTAACTCGTTCTGgagcaaaagtaaataatatgAACACAGGTTTGGGTGTTCAGTTCCAGCCGAAAGCAATGGTTTCTGATTTTACGAACAATATAGTTCCAAGGTGTCATGATTCTAATATGCATCAAAATGTGAATGGGTCTATGTCAACGTATCAACCGCAACAATGTATCATGTGTAAGCCGAATGGTTATTCATATGTAGGACAACAAATCCGAATCTCGAATGGTGTCACAGGCTTTATCGACCAAACTGTGCAAGCTGAGAAGAAAAGCTTGGTCCCAAGAGTTACGACAAATCCTAGTGGAGCCATAGCATGTTCTTCGGTTAACCCATATCCAATATTAAATAAGATGCAAAATAACGATGGTACGTCTTCATTACTGTCACCATCTCTGAACATTTATAGTGGTAGTACTAGTACTACAAGGGGTAGGAAGATTGATAATACCGTCGCGGCAGATAATAAAATCACTGacaaaaaactgaaaagaaagataaagaaccGAGAATCAGCAGCGAGATCACGGGCTCGGAAGCAG GCTAAAACTATGGAGCTTGAACTTGAACTTGgaaatttaaagaagaaataCCAAGAGCTACTAAAAGAACAAGTAGATATGCGGAAAATGCAAACCGAACCG GGAATGATTCAACTTCAAGGAAGACCAGAGAGAAAGTTGAGGAGAACGAACTCGGACATTATGTGA